Proteins co-encoded in one Candida albicans SC5314 chromosome 3, complete sequence genomic window:
- a CDS encoding mRNA splicing protein (Putative pre-mRNA branch point binding protein; role in mRNA splicing via spliceosome; Spider biofilm repressed), whose product MSNRGRQPSGPPPSRKRETKWSGKPKRYANFGAQSFDTVITGHLTQEQLDAYQRYFRIEEISNFLSVAKQQHKSIVDVLPSAKVDETDHYKRDPSPPPKYDKNGNRTNTRERRVTEALEKERHELVELAASSIKNYMIPSNYRRPSRTVERLYVPVKDYPDINFVGFLIGPRGNTLKKLQEDSGARLQIRGKGSVKEGKSSDGFGSSQTGTDIQDDLHVLITADSPLKISKAVKLVNEIIDKLIFSPQGMNFMKRDQLKELAVLNGTLRETKPFDPEAHEKKQQQQMDITKIVCKICGNIGHIARDCKQNNGKRPLDDNAENEPTTINKKARTDVPPPPPPPPPPAPPSSSTEISKQVPPPPPPPPPPAPSAAASGFATTENYKQGLVPPPPPPPPPPPPPVRSALVNFENNSKVLLTKEKEESGSSELKNTGESSSSSSGVPPSPPPPSSNVPR is encoded by the coding sequence ATGTCAAATCGAGGAAGACAACCGTCTGGACCTCCACCTAGTCGTAAACGTGAAACAAAATGGTCTGGAAAACCAAAGAGATATGCCAATTTTGGGGCACAATCTTTTGATACGGTGATTACTGGTCATCTTACCCAAGAGCAATTAGATGCTTACCAAAGATACTTTAGAATCGAAGAAATCAGTAATTTTTTGAGTGTGGCTAAGCAACAACACAAATCAATAGTGGATGTATTACCATCTGCAAAGGTCGACGAGACTGATCATTACAAAAGAGACCCTTCCCCACCACCAAAGTACGACAAGAATGGTAACAGAACTAATACCAGAGAAAGGAGAGTTACAGAGGCATTGGAAAAGGAAAGACACGAGCTAGTTGAATTGGCTGCCTCCAGTATAAAAAACTATATGATTCCATCCAACTATCGTAGACCATCAAGAACTGTCGAAAGGTTATATGTGCCAGTGAAAGACTATCCCgatattaattttgttgGATTTTTGATTGGTCCCAGAGGAAATACATTGAAGAAACTACAAGAGGATAGTGGGGCACGGTTGCAAATCAGAGGTAAGGGATCCGtcaaagaaggaaaaagtTCCGATGGCTTTGGCTCTTCACAAACCGGAACTGACATTCAAGATGACTTGCATGTTTTGATAACAGCAGACTCTCCACTCAAGATATCTAAGGCAGTTAAATTGgttaatgaaattattgacaAGCTCATTTTCTCCCCACAGGGAATGAACTTTATGAAGCGTGATCAGTTGAAGGAGCTTGCTGTTTTGAATGGGACCTTGAGGGAAACAAAACCATTTGATCCAGAAGCTCACGAGAAgaagcaacaacaacaaatggATATCACAAAGATTGTATGTAAAATATGTGGCAACATTGGTCACATTGCCAGGGATTGTAAACAGAATAATGGAAAACGTCCACTTGATGACAACGCTGAGAATGAACctacaacaataaataagAAAGCTAGAACCGAcgtaccaccaccaccacctccaccaccacctccagCCCCTCCTTCTTCTAGTACAGAAATCCTGAAACAAGTTCCTCCACCGCCTCCACCTCCACCCCCACCGGCACCATCTGCTGCAGCTTCTGGTTTTGCCACTACCGAAAATTACAAACAAGGATTGGTACCTCCTCCACCGCCACCGCCACCGCCACCGCCTCCTCCTGTACGACTGGCATTGgtaaattttgaaaacaattcaaaagtTTTATTGACGAAGGAAAAGGAGGAATCTGGCTCTAGTGAATTGAAGAATACGGGTGAATCGAGTTCGAGCTCTTCTGGTGTACCACCTCTGCCTCCACCTCCATCTTCGAATGTTCCAAGGTGA
- a CDS encoding S-adenosylmethionine-dependent methyltransferase (Ortholog(s) have S-adenosylmethionine-dependent methyltransferase activity, protein methyltransferase activity and role in peptidyl-glutamine methylation, regulation of translation) gives MLPTPTVKNIDYDEVYEPSEDSFLLLDCFEKEKDYLQSKFKTVVPLVTEIGTGSGIVTTFVAKHIVPNGIFLTTDINPHACETVLQTVKHNNDIGSSNCLLDSTQMDLTSAIKEREVDLLIFNPPYVPSSEIPEIPRTNNDPVWLDLALVGGEDGMVITWKVLNNLTNVLSKSGVAYILFCARNKPETVTSIMQSKGWNVEVVINRKAGWEVLSVLKFTRI, from the coding sequence ATGTTGCCTACTCCAACAGTAAAGAATATCGACTACGACGAAGTATATGAACCCTCTGAagattcatttttattattagattgctttgagaaagaaaaggatTACCTACAAAGTAAATTCAAAACTGTTGTACCTTTGGTTACAGAAATCGGAACAGGTTCAGGAATAGTCACTACATTCGTTGCTAAACATATAGTCCCAAATGGCATATTTTTAACAACAGACATTAATCCACATGCATGCGAAACAGTTTTACAAACAGTGAAGCacaataatgatattggCAGTTCAAATTGCCTACTAGATTCAACACAGATGGATCTCACCTCTGCCATCAAAGAGCGAGAAGTTGATTTACTTATATTTAATCCACCATATGTCCCATCCTCAGAGATTCCAGAGATTCCGAGAACTAACAACGATCCTGTATGGTTAGATTTAGCGTTGGTCGGAGGTGAGGATGGCATGGTTATCACCTGGAAGGTTTTAAATAACTTGACTAATGTTCTCAGTAAAAGTGGTGTTGCTTATATACTATTTTGTGCAAGGAATAAACCAGAAACAGTTACCTCGATAATGCAGCTGAAAGGCTGGAATGTTGAAGTAGTGATAAATAGAAAAGCTGGGTGGGAGGTATTGAGCGTGTTAAAATTTACTAGAATATAG
- the RUB1 gene encoding NEDD8 family protein (Ubiquitin-related protein with similarity to mammalian NEDD8; reversible conjugation (neddylation) of the cullin subunit (Cdc53p) modulates the ubiquitin ligase activity of the SCF complexes), with the protein MQIKVKTLTGRDMPLDVEPQDKIIRIKEMMEEKEGISPAQQRLIFNGSQLNDDQTVQEAGIQAGASLHLVLTLRGGN; encoded by the coding sequence ATGCAGATCAAAGTCAAGACTTTAACTGGACGTGACATGCCACTTGATGTTGAGCCTCAAGATAAAATTATAAGAATTAAAGAAATGATGGAAGAGAAAGAAGGTATTTCACCAGCACAACAGAGATTAATTTTCAATGGTTCACAGTTAAATGATGATCAGACTGTTCAGGAGGCAGGTATCCAAGCAGGAGCTTCTTTACATTTGGTTTTAACTTTAAGAGGAGGTAACTAG
- a CDS encoding uncharacterized protein (Member of a complex that contains Prp19; stabilizes U6 snRNA in catalytic forms of the spliceosome containing U2, U5, and U6 snRNAs; Spider biofilm induced): protein MNETSNRDHQVTSKEILDVAFEKSKSKFTTPRQTIQDTEELQSYQQTKRKEFEQHINKNRLNLGQWTRYAKWEIENNHDFPRARSILERALDVNIQHVPFWIQYIQLELSHKNINHARNLMERAINTLPRVNKLWFLYVQTEEMLKNYPMVRAVFERWLDWHPDTSAWDAYINFEARYEEKENVRTIFKKYVHEFPNAGTWYKWIKYEMENNRDDVNTVRAVFESAVDTLLSNKSEENDDDEEFATIISSWTSWEVSCGEASRANEIFKLLLDNKTNKLEISDQTKSSIYTAFVEFEKNFGNKDSIEQSVLIKRRIKYEQEIQNDPYDYDSWWKYMTLLQNSSNKSDLENAFKKVTGNVVHDKHKSIKWRRYIMFWIWYAFWEEMTNNNPVSAREIWNNCLKVIPHKSFTFAKVWIGYSEFELRNSEDGLAKARKILGRAIGQTSINKPKIKIFKYYIDLEKKLGDWNRVRLLFQKWLEVSLLTTSSSELVIEKYVEFESSIEEYDRCDSILSSARQLSENPEYSSSFNLQRLLEITVEFYKEEMQYDKIREIYRALLDKDPNAHNWISFALFESSIPSAEQLEEYLQGDNEEFEATVDESQIESTRNIFEEAMTYFKDKDDKESRLVIIEAWRDFEEVNGSDESLSKVTKRLPVIVRKRRTVGSIEEEYIDYIFPDDESKKLPGKMSKFLANAKKWAQQN from the coding sequence ATGAACGAGACATCAAATCGAGACCACCAGGTCACAAGCAAAGAGATTCTTGATGTGGCGTTTGAAAAGAgtaaatcaaaattcaCCACACCACGACAGACAATCCAGGATACCGAGGAATTACAATCATATCAACaaaccaaaagaaaagagtTTGAACAacatatcaacaaaaacagaCTAAACCTTGGCCAATGGACACGTTACGCCAAGTGGGAGATTGAAAACAACCATGACTTTCCACGTGCAAGATCGATATTGGAAAGAGCTTTAGATGTGAATATCCAACATGTACCCTTTTGGATACAGTATATTCAGCTTGAACTATCCcacaaaaatataaaccaCGCCAGGAATCTAATGGAAAGGGCTATCAATACTTTACCTAGGGTTAACAAATTATGGTTTCTATACGTGCAAACTGAAGAAATGCTTAAAAACTATCCAATGGTGCGAGCAGTATTTGAAAGATGGCTCGATTGGCACCCTGACACTTCTGCGTGGGATGCATATATTAACTTTGAAGCACGatatgaagaaaaagaaaacgtCCGAACCATATTTAAGAAATACGTTCACGAATTTCCAAATGCGGGGACATGGTATAAATGGATCAAGTATGAAATGGAAAATAATCGCGATGATGTGAACACCGTTCGAGCTGTATTTGAATCAGCTGTTGATACCTTACTTTCGAATAAACTGGAAGAAAACGACGACGACGAAGAATTTGCTACCATAATTTCTAGTTGGACTAGCTGGGAGGTATCGTGTGGAGAGGCCAGTAGAGCAAATGAGATCTTCAAATTACTACTAGACAACAAAACTAATAAATTGGAGATTTCAGATCAAACCAAAAGTTCAATTTACACTGCATTTGTGGAGTTTGAAAAGAACTTTGGAAACAAGGACTCAATTGAACAAAGTGTTTTGATAAAGAGAAGAATAAAATATGAACAAGAAATCCAAAATGACCCTTACGATTATGATTCTTGGTGGAAATACATGAcattattacaaaataGTCTGAATAAAAGTGATTTAGAAAATGCATTCAAAAAAGTCACAGGAAACGTTGTTCACGATAAACATAAAAGTATAAAGTGGAGGCGATATATAATGTTCTGGATTTGGTATGCTTTTTGGGAGGAAATGACCAATAACAACCCTGTCTCAGCAAGAGAGATATGGAATAATTGCTTAAAAGTTATACCTCATAAGCTGTTTACTTTTGCAAAAGTGTGGATTGGGTATTCTGAATTTGAGTTAAGAAACAGTGAGGATGGATTGGCCAAAGCTCGAAAAATTTTGGGCCGTGCAATTGGTCAAACCAGTATAAACAAACCCAAAATAAAGATTTTTAAGTACTACATTGATTTGGAGAAAAAGTTGGGAGATTGGAACCGCGTGAGGTTGTTATTTCAAAAGTGGCTAGAAGTATCTCTTTTGACAACATCACTGTCTGAACTTGTTATTGAAAAGTATGTTGAATTCGAgtcatcaattgaagaatacGATAGATGTGACCTGATTTTATCTTCTGCACGCCAGTTATCAGAGAATCCAGAGTATAGTTCCAGTTTCAATTTGCAAAGATTGTTAGAGATAACAGTGGAATTttataaagaagaaatgcAGTATGACAAGATCCGAGAAATTTACCGAGCTCTATTGGACAAGGATCCGAATGCTCATAATTGGATTTCTTTTGCCTTATTTGAATCGAGTATACCCTCAGCAGAACAATTGGAAGAATACCTACAAggtgataatgaagaatttgaagcCACAGTGGACGAGCTGCAAATTGAGAGCACAAGAAATATATTTGAAGAAGCTATGACTTATTTCAAAGACAAAGACGACAAAGAGAGTCGATTGGTAATAATTGAAGCTTGGCGAGATTTTGAAGAGGTTAACGGGTCTGACGAAAGTTTGTCTAAAGTAACCAAAAGATTACCTGTAATTGTCAGAAAAAGGAGAACAGTTGGTTCTATTGAGGAAGAATATATCGATTATATTTTCCCAGACGACGAATCCAAAAAATTACCTGGTAAAATGAGCAAGTTTTTGGCCAACGCTAAGAAATGGGCTCAACAAAACTAA
- a CDS encoding uncharacterized protein (Ortholog of C. parapsilosis CDC317 : CPAR2_102640, C. dubliniensis CD36 : Cd36_83290, Candida tenuis NRRL Y-1498 : CANTEDRAFT_98613 and Lodderomyces elongisporus NRLL YB-4239 : LELG_02758) — protein sequence MQPYSRSGGTRRCFYEFQSWMSCVTSADTTSVKQCKPVFEDYEECLHGLKEKEKVRLMVQQLKDNETSKNGVTASELYKASNTIYENLDLIKRE from the coding sequence ATGCAACCATATTCTAGATCAGGAGGTACAAGAAGATGCTTTTATGAATTTCAATCGTGGATGTCATGTGTGACATCTGCTGACACCACATCTGTCAAACAATGCAAACCAGTATTTGAAGATTACGAAGAATGTTTACATggattgaaagaaaaagaaaaagtaaGACTTATGgtacaacaattaaaagatAATGAAACAAGTAAGAACGGCGTCACTGCTTCTGAATTGTACAAAGCTTCAAACACCATATATGAgaatttggatttgataaaaaGAGAATAA
- the FCY2 gene encoding Fcy2p (Purine-cytosine permease of pyrimidine salvage; mutation associated with resistance to flucytosine in clinical isolates; transposon mutation affects filamentation; farnesol-upregulated in biofilm): MTENYDLEQQETQAPENQVNVEKILLDKSNVDEDPITSTIEQSSTSNSSLKKPTNWVDKIGLRINAEIRGIERVPESERHDNSLLSPFLVFLSPNMVISGLSIGSLGPVAYNLDFRTSIIIITIFCIIGSIPVGFFSAFGMRFGIRQQILSRYFTGNIMGRIFALFNVISCIGWNAVNVIPCAQLLNSVGPLPPWAGCLILVGCTCIFAVFGYKTVHLYEKYSWIPNFIVFMIIIAKFSQTHAFNWGEKKSGPTEAGNVLNFISAIFGFTVGWIPSSADYTVYMPANTNPWKVAFAMTTGLSLPAMFTAILGAAIGTSVNLKGSRFEQAYNKNSTGGLIYEILCGDNNNQGYRFIIVVFALGAIANGIPGSYSLSLAIQCIWSQCARVPRIAWCILGNLVALAFSISAYYKFQDTMSNFLSIIAYNVSIYLSISLTEHFIYRRGFSGYDVTDFNNYKTMPVGIAGVVAFCFGICSTVLSMNQTWYQGVIARKIGDNGGDISFEMNIMFAFIGYNLVRPFELKYFGR, translated from the coding sequence ATGACAGAGAATTACGATTtagaacaacaagaaaCCCAGGCACCGGAAAACCAAGTCAATGtggaaaaaattttgctTGATAAGAGtaatgttgatgaagatcCCATTACATCCACCATCGAACAATCATCAACGAGTAATTCCtcattgaaaaaaccaacaaattgGGTTGATAAAATTGGACTTAGAATAAATGCTGAAATCAGAGGTATTGAAAGAGTTCCCGAATCTGAACGTCATGacaattcattattatctcCTTTCTTAGTGTTTTTATCACCAAATATGGTCATTAGTGGATTATCAATTGGATCATTAGGACCCGTGGCATACAATTTAGATTTCAGAACTAGcattataataataaccatattttgtattattgGAAGCATTCCAGTGGGGTTTTTCAGTGCCTTTGGAATGAGGTTTGGCATTCgtcaacaaattttatCAAGATACTTCACTGGTAATATTATGGGGAGAATATTTGCTTTGTTTAATGTCATTTCGTGTATTGGTTGGAATGCCGTTAATGTTATTCCTTGTGCTCAATTATTAAACTCTGTAGGTCCATTACCTCCTTGGGCTGGTTGTTTGATCTTGGTTGGTTGTACATGTATCTTTGCTGTGTTTGGTTATAAAACCGTTCATTTGTATGAAAAATACTCTTGGATACCTAATTTCATTGTGTTTATGATCATTATTGCTAAATTCTCTCAAACTCATGCATTTAATTGgggtgaaaaaaaatctggTCCAACTGAAGCTGGTAATGTGTTGAATTTCATATCTGCTATATTTGGTTTTACTGTGGGATGGATTCCTCTGCTGGCGGATTATACCGTATATATGCCTGCAAATACTAATCCTTGGAAAGTCGCCTTTGCCATGACCACCGGGTTATCATTACCAGCGATGTTTACAGCAATTTTGGGAGCAGCAATAGGAACTAGTGTAAATTTAAAGGGATCAAGATTTGAACAGGCATACAATAAAAATTCCACCGGAGGATTGATTTATGAGATATTATgtggtgataataataatcaaggCTATCGATTTatcattgttgttttcgCTCTCGGTGCTATAGCAAATGGTATTCCTGGATCTTATTCTTTGTCTCTTGCCATTCAATGTATATGGAGTCAATGTGCTCGAGTCCCAAGAATTGCTTGGTGTATTTTGGGTAATTTGGTAGCTTTAGCATTTTCCATCCTGGcatattataaatttcaaGACACCATGTCGAATTTTTTGTCAATTATTGCTTATAATGTATCCATTTATTTGAGTATCTCGTTGACAGAACATTTTATTTATCGAAGGGGGTTTTCTGGGTATGATGTTACtgatttcaacaattataAAACCATGCCTGTTGGAATAGCTGGCGTTGTGGCATTCTGTTTTGGGATTTGTTCCACTGTGCTTTCAATGAACCAAACATGGTATCAAGGTGTCATTGCAAGAAAGATTGGTGATAATGGTGGTGATATATCCTTTGAAATGAATATCATGTTTGCCTTTATTGGCTATAACTTGGTTAGAccatttgaattgaaatacTTTGGAAGATGA
- a CDS encoding uncharacterized protein (Protein of unknown function; flow model biofilm induced; Spider biofilm induced; regulated by Sef1, Sfu1, and Hap43): MAYATTSTTTNTVINNNSNSSNGSYYDDDIFEMNLEDNIPSSYIDYENVNNYTTTTTNVSALTKSRSTSIIASGNESSLPPSPLVLPQQMSTSPLQPYYSYTYNSSSSSSPYSTFANEDQDQHDDDQFLYECCICKQKLNNSNNNSHNCTRDLFNGNTLKDNDLIIIENNKLIQNNYQKWLYNITPNIPY; encoded by the coding sequence atGGCTTACGCAACTACttcaactactactaatactgtcattaacaacaacagcaacagcagtAATGGCAGTTATTACGATGATGACATATTTGAAATGAACTTGGAAGACAATATTCCATCTTCttatattgattatgaaaatGTCAATAACTACACCACCACAACTACAAATGTATCTGCATTGACAAAATCTAGATCAACCTCAATTATAGCGAGTGGTAATGAATCCTCATTACCTCCTTCACCTTTGGTCTTGCCACAACAAATGTCAACTTCTCCATTACAACCTTACTATTCGTATACATACAATtcatcgtcgtcgtcgtcgcCTTATTCTACATTTGCAAATGAAGATCAAGATCAACACGATGATGATCAATTTCTATATGAATGCTGCATATGCAAgcaaaaattgaacaatagcaacaacaacagtcaTAACTGCACCAGAGATTTATTCAATGGTAACACTTTGAAggataatgatttaatcattattgaaaacaataaattgattcaaaataattatcaaaaatggTTATATAACATCACCCCCAACATTCcttattaa